A genome region from Colwellia sp. Arc7-D includes the following:
- the cysI gene encoding assimilatory sulfite reductase (NADPH) hemoprotein subunit: MTDLTNKDQENGPLIVEGKHADNERLKGESNYLRGTITEDLKDNVTGGFTADNFQLIRTHGMYQQDDRDIRNERAKQKLEPLHNVMLRARMPGGIITPTQWLAIDKFSREKTSYGSIRLTTRQTFQFHGVLKPNIKLMHQTLNEYGIDSIATAGDVNRNVLCTTNPVESELHQEAYEWAKKISEHLLPKTRAYAEIWLDGEVIEEGKDGKEVEPILGPNYLPRKFKTTVVIPPQNDVDVHANDLNFIAIAKDGKLIGFNVLVGGGLAMTHGDKSTYPRKADDFGFVELSKTLDVAAAVVTTQRDWGNRVNRKNAKTKYTLDRVGVDTFKAEVEKRAGITFAESRPYEFTGRGDRIGWTEGYEGTHHLALFIENGRLLDKPNLPLKTGMAEIAKIHKGDFRMTANQNLIIAGVASEDKAEIERLARAHGLMADDVSVQRKNSMACVAFPTCPLAMAEAERYLPGLVTDVEAILAKHNVANESIILRVTGCPNGCGRAMLAEIGLVGKGPSKYNMHLGGNIIGTRVPKMYKENLNEEDILQEIDSLVARWATERNEAEAFGDFVIRVGIIDEVIVSKRDFHD; this comes from the coding sequence ATGACTGACTTGACCAATAAAGATCAGGAAAATGGCCCTTTAATTGTTGAAGGCAAACATGCCGATAATGAAAGATTAAAAGGGGAAAGTAACTATTTGCGCGGCACCATTACTGAAGATTTAAAAGACAACGTTACCGGCGGTTTTACTGCTGATAATTTTCAGTTAATCAGAACACATGGTATGTATCAGCAAGATGACCGTGACATACGTAATGAACGTGCTAAGCAAAAGCTTGAGCCATTACATAATGTCATGTTACGTGCTCGTATGCCCGGCGGTATTATTACACCAACGCAATGGTTAGCTATTGATAAGTTTTCACGTGAAAAAACAAGTTATGGCAGTATTCGTTTAACTACACGTCAAACCTTTCAATTTCACGGCGTATTAAAGCCTAATATTAAGTTAATGCATCAAACGCTTAACGAATATGGTATCGATTCAATTGCTACCGCAGGTGATGTTAATCGTAATGTACTTTGTACTACGAATCCTGTTGAGTCTGAGTTACACCAAGAGGCTTATGAGTGGGCTAAAAAAATTAGTGAACACTTGTTACCTAAAACCCGTGCATATGCTGAAATTTGGCTTGATGGCGAAGTAATAGAAGAAGGCAAAGATGGTAAAGAAGTTGAGCCTATTTTAGGTCCTAATTATTTACCACGTAAATTTAAAACTACGGTGGTTATTCCTCCGCAAAATGATGTTGACGTACACGCTAACGATTTGAACTTTATTGCTATTGCTAAAGACGGCAAGCTGATCGGTTTTAATGTCTTAGTTGGTGGTGGTTTAGCCATGACTCATGGCGACAAATCTACTTACCCTCGCAAGGCCGATGATTTTGGTTTTGTTGAGTTATCTAAAACTTTAGATGTTGCTGCAGCAGTAGTTACCACTCAACGTGATTGGGGTAACCGAGTTAATCGCAAGAATGCCAAAACTAAGTACACCTTAGATCGTGTAGGTGTTGATACTTTTAAAGCAGAAGTTGAAAAACGAGCAGGTATTACTTTTGCAGAAAGTCGCCCTTACGAGTTTACTGGGCGTGGCGACCGTATCGGTTGGACTGAGGGTTATGAAGGCACACATCATTTAGCGCTATTTATTGAAAATGGTCGTTTACTTGATAAGCCAAACTTACCGTTGAAAACAGGTATGGCAGAAATCGCGAAAATCCATAAAGGCGATTTTCGAATGACAGCTAACCAGAATTTAATTATTGCTGGTGTGGCTAGTGAAGACAAAGCAGAAATTGAGCGCTTAGCACGTGCACACGGTTTAATGGCTGATGATGTATCTGTTCAGCGTAAGAACTCAATGGCCTGTGTAGCGTTTCCTACATGCCCACTTGCAATGGCTGAAGCGGAAAGATATTTACCTGGCTTGGTTACTGACGTAGAAGCCATTTTAGCTAAGCATAATGTGGCTAATGAAAGTATTATTTTACGTGTTACAGGTTGTCCTAATGGCTGTGGTCGCGCCATGTTGGCTGAAATAGGCTTAGTAGGTAAAGGTCCAAGTAAATACAACATGCACTTAGGTGGCAACATTATTGGTACTCGCGTACCTAAAATGTATAAAGAAAACCTAAATGAAGAAGATATTCTTCAAGAAATCGATAGTTTAGTGGCTCGTTGGGCTACTGAGCGCAATGAAGCTGAAGCTTTTGGCGATTTCGTTATACGTGTTGGTATTATTGATGAAGTTATTGTCAGCAAAAGAGATTTTCATGACTAA
- a CDS encoding phosphoadenylyl-sulfate reductase: MTNIIKASIPPVISNKFPASLPEPWLKQWNELLEKQSATQRVEWAMENLPSQFVLSSSFGIQSAVMLHMLTKIDPNIPVLITDTGHLFPETYQFIEKLTDRLNLNLQVFSAKESAAWQQAKYGEEWSKDEASLKAYNRRNKVEPLERGLSELQAGTWFSGVRRQQSSHREGLSVVSILRGRFKVHPIIDWSNKDVHQYLTANNLPYHPLWEEGYVSVGDVHSTKPLTAGMDESDTRFSGMQRECGLHTDGDGI; encoded by the coding sequence ATGACTAATATTATTAAAGCGAGTATACCTCCTGTGATTAGTAATAAATTTCCAGCGTCATTACCTGAACCTTGGTTGAAGCAGTGGAACGAGTTGTTAGAGAAGCAGTCTGCAACGCAGCGCGTAGAATGGGCGATGGAAAACTTACCATCGCAATTCGTATTATCGTCAAGTTTCGGTATTCAATCTGCGGTGATGCTGCATATGTTGACGAAAATTGACCCCAATATTCCAGTATTGATTACTGACACGGGTCATTTATTTCCTGAAACATATCAGTTTATTGAAAAATTAACCGATCGCTTAAACTTAAACTTACAAGTATTTAGTGCTAAAGAAAGTGCAGCATGGCAACAAGCTAAATATGGTGAAGAGTGGTCAAAAGATGAAGCGTCGTTAAAAGCATATAATCGCCGCAACAAGGTTGAACCATTAGAACGTGGTTTGAGTGAGTTACAAGCGGGTACATGGTTTTCAGGTGTAAGAAGACAGCAATCAAGTCATCGCGAAGGTTTGTCAGTAGTCAGTATTTTACGTGGCAGATTTAAAGTGCACCCGATTATTGATTGGTCAAATAAAGATGTTCATCAATATTTAACGGCAAACAATTTACCTTACCACCCGTTATGGGAAGAAGGTTATGTTTCGGTTGGAGATGTTCATAGTACAAAACCATTGACCGCTGGCATGGATGAAAGTGATACCCGCTTTTCAGGTATGCAAAGAGAATGTGGTTTACATACCGATGGTGATGGAATTTAA
- a CDS encoding TIGR03899 family protein, with translation MSNSIDKNKIIKHSGEQSSPVIIENDEDSNAPRSSNSTTANASSQKQILLLAKKFSLNAAFLPEIKQAPIEDRAFRRKKIDELRKQQNMEAIVLRAIQYCSDENMTDRADQDWFSSFVILAEGISNKNMQDLWAKILAGEVSKPGSFSLKTLQTFRSMGITEAKLLAKACSLAMSDTRRKNIRVISGAYQVPTLFNFFNKQRQQQLDLNQAGLSYADILTLADNHLMFEQETESHSLAKGEKIQFNYNGKSVSFVAKKADCILTFYKFTPIGTELAHLINDNADESYLSILKTKLSENFSITN, from the coding sequence GTGTCGAATTCTATTGATAAAAATAAAATAATTAAGCACTCTGGGGAGCAAAGCAGTCCAGTTATCATTGAAAATGATGAAGACTCTAATGCGCCTAGAAGTAGTAATAGCACAACCGCAAATGCCTCGTCACAAAAACAAATTTTGCTATTGGCTAAAAAGTTTTCACTTAATGCTGCATTTTTACCTGAAATTAAACAAGCTCCTATAGAAGACAGGGCTTTTAGACGTAAAAAAATCGACGAATTACGCAAGCAGCAAAATATGGAAGCCATCGTGTTACGTGCGATTCAATATTGCTCTGATGAAAATATGACCGATAGAGCAGATCAAGACTGGTTCAGCTCGTTTGTTATTCTTGCAGAAGGTATTAGCAATAAAAACATGCAAGATTTATGGGCGAAAATTTTAGCGGGTGAAGTATCTAAGCCTGGTTCTTTTTCACTAAAAACCTTACAAACCTTTCGAAGCATGGGCATTACTGAAGCTAAGCTATTAGCAAAAGCATGTAGTTTAGCGATGTCTGATACACGTAGAAAAAATATTCGCGTGATCAGCGGTGCTTATCAAGTCCCTACATTATTTAATTTTTTCAATAAACAACGACAACAACAACTCGATCTTAATCAAGCAGGGCTGAGCTACGCTGATATTTTAACTTTGGCGGATAATCATCTGATGTTCGAACAAGAAACAGAAAGTCACTCGCTCGCTAAAGGGGAGAAGATTCAGTTTAACTATAATGGCAAATCAGTGAGTTTTGTTGCTAAAAAAGCCGATTGTATACTTACGTTTTATAAGTTCACACCTATTGGTACTGAACTCGCACACTTAATCAATGACAATGCAGATGAAAGCTATTTGTCGATATTAAAAACAAAACTTTCAGAGAATTTTTCTATTACTAATTAA
- a CDS encoding EAL domain-containing protein: protein MQVSENTNDDFLFIDDSDEDEIFDSAIRDTWKVLIVDDDPEIHSVTQLALSDLVVLGRHLEYIHAYSGQDACSLIEEHDDIVLVLLDVVMESDDAGLTVVKHIREKLKRDDIRIVLRTGQPGYAPEESVIKDYDINDYKTKTELTRRKLVTTVYAAIRSYQQIDSVTKNRQGLEKIIGAAASLLEQHTVHDYASGVLAEFKMLVDSNNSVFCARGQSIVNGADDLSLYILGQSGLSETAVNQKLSSLDNRDTDSQITRCFQQKQHFFDADSASFYFSSGGFRAVIHLELSKALTTIEIQLIEVFLTNIATGYENVHLFQKLRNAAYKDWLTDLPNRLDFLNLLDDFCQSDNNELATALIDLNHFSDINDGLGQDIGNQLLMAVSSRIRSLSEQNHIARIGADVFGIIGPKEWVNPETMTALFNEPFAVGEQNLLISACFGFCSKSSAGSRGVKVLNQINIALNLAKKSLHEPYVYYHQEMEDKTLWRLGMIRQLRTDFADNRLELYYQPQLSLSTGKVIGAEALLRWKTAEGKFISPAVFIPLAEYSGLIIEIGNWVVDQACQQLNKLAASKFNDVSISVNVSIPQFKRDNFVDTVIEIAKSNKVDTSKLELEITENILMDEPQIIIDALVRLKAEGISIALDDFGTGFSSLSYLQKLPLDRLKVDRAFVSDIAAPGGSIIADTIINLGKQMGLKVIAEGIETTGQEAELKTLGCDEVQGFYYAKPMPADEFFSFLEKINR from the coding sequence ATGCAAGTTTCCGAAAATACCAACGACGATTTTTTGTTTATCGATGATAGCGATGAAGATGAAATATTTGATTCAGCTATTAGAGATACATGGAAAGTATTAATTGTCGATGATGATCCTGAGATCCATTCAGTAACTCAGCTTGCCTTATCGGACCTGGTTGTTTTAGGTCGACACTTAGAATATATACACGCTTACTCAGGCCAAGATGCATGTAGTTTAATCGAAGAACATGACGATATTGTTTTGGTTTTACTTGATGTTGTTATGGAGAGCGATGACGCTGGCCTTACTGTGGTTAAGCACATACGTGAAAAATTAAAACGTGATGACATTCGAATAGTTCTACGCACCGGCCAGCCAGGTTATGCGCCAGAAGAAAGTGTTATTAAAGATTACGATATAAATGATTACAAAACCAAAACAGAGTTAACCCGCCGCAAGTTAGTTACCACAGTTTATGCCGCTATTCGTTCATACCAGCAAATTGACTCCGTTACTAAAAATAGACAAGGTTTAGAAAAAATTATTGGCGCTGCTGCTAGCTTACTTGAGCAGCATACAGTACACGACTATGCTAGCGGCGTTTTAGCCGAGTTTAAAATGCTAGTGGATAGTAACAACAGTGTCTTTTGTGCTCGTGGGCAAAGTATCGTCAATGGTGCTGATGATTTAAGTTTGTATATTTTAGGACAGTCAGGCTTATCCGAAACTGCAGTGAATCAAAAATTATCCAGTTTAGATAATAGAGATACTGACAGCCAAATTACCCGTTGCTTTCAACAAAAGCAGCATTTTTTTGATGCAGATTCAGCCTCATTTTACTTTTCAAGTGGTGGCTTTAGAGCTGTAATTCATCTAGAACTAAGTAAAGCATTAACCACAATAGAAATTCAACTTATCGAAGTTTTTCTAACCAATATCGCCACCGGTTATGAAAATGTTCATTTATTTCAAAAACTGCGCAATGCTGCCTATAAAGATTGGTTAACAGATTTACCTAATCGTTTAGACTTTTTAAATTTACTCGATGACTTTTGTCAAAGTGATAACAACGAATTAGCTACCGCGCTTATTGATCTTAATCACTTCAGTGATATCAACGACGGATTAGGCCAAGATATTGGCAATCAGTTATTGATGGCTGTTTCTTCTCGTATTCGATCGTTGAGTGAACAAAATCATATAGCAAGAATTGGCGCTGATGTTTTTGGCATTATTGGTCCTAAAGAATGGGTGAACCCAGAAACGATGACGGCACTCTTTAATGAACCCTTTGCTGTTGGAGAACAAAACCTACTAATTAGTGCATGTTTCGGGTTTTGTTCAAAAAGCTCTGCGGGTTCTCGTGGCGTAAAAGTACTTAACCAAATTAATATAGCGCTCAATTTAGCTAAAAAATCTTTGCATGAACCTTATGTTTATTATCATCAAGAAATGGAAGATAAAACGCTTTGGCGTTTAGGAATGATCAGACAATTACGTACTGATTTTGCTGATAACCGCTTAGAGCTTTATTATCAACCACAACTAAGTTTATCGACTGGCAAGGTTATTGGCGCCGAAGCGTTATTACGTTGGAAAACCGCCGAAGGTAAATTTATTTCACCAGCTGTATTTATTCCACTAGCAGAGTATTCAGGTTTAATTATTGAAATTGGTAATTGGGTGGTTGATCAAGCGTGCCAGCAGTTAAATAAGCTAGCAGCGAGTAAATTTAACGATGTCAGTATTTCGGTTAACGTGTCTATACCACAATTTAAACGCGACAATTTTGTTGATACGGTGATTGAAATAGCCAAGTCTAATAAAGTTGATACCAGTAAATTAGAGTTAGAAATTACTGAAAATATATTAATGGACGAGCCTCAGATTATTATTGATGCGCTAGTCAGATTAAAAGCGGAAGGTATCAGTATTGCTCTTGATGACTTTGGTACAGGTTTCTCGTCTTTAAGTTATTTACAAAAACTCCCTTTAGACCGATTAAAAGTCGACCGAGCTTTTGTTAGCGATATTGCAGCACCGGGAGGTTCAATAATAGCAGACACTATTATCAACCTTGGTAAGCAAATGGGTTTGAAAGTTATTGCTGAAGGCATAGAAACCACTGGACAAGAAGCAGAGCTTAAAACTTTAGGCTGTGATGAAGTTCAAGGTTTCTATTACGCAAAACCTATGCCTGCTGATGAGTTTTTTAGCTTTCTAGAGAAAATTAACCGATAG
- a CDS encoding MFS transporter, which yields MLISEKLRTPENLLLAMAFIMPLVFSVWMAMLNNFVIEQANFTGIEIGILQSLREIPGFLAFTAIYVLLFIKEQKLALLSLGLTSLGVAATGFFPSVVGLYLTTVIMSVGFHYFETVNQSLTLQWISKDKTAHFLGRALSVKSIASLLAFGSIWVLMEQFEWSYQATYLLFGGIALVFTIALVISFPSFVPPVEQSRRLILRKRYLLFYALTFFSGARRQIFVVFAGFLMVEKFNYSVADVSALFMINYVFNWLFAAKIGKFIGRVSERHVLRFEYIGLTILFILYGLVENANIAAVLYVIDHLFFALAIAIKTYFQKIALPEDIASSAGVSFSINHIAAVVIPALLGMVWIVNSSWVFYIGAGFACCSLLLTVFMPLSPKLNVEFRKKEKALVQQVL from the coding sequence ATGCTAATCAGCGAAAAATTACGTACTCCGGAAAACTTATTACTCGCTATGGCATTTATTATGCCTTTAGTCTTTTCAGTTTGGATGGCAATGTTAAACAACTTTGTTATTGAACAGGCAAACTTTACTGGTATAGAAATAGGTATATTACAAAGTTTAAGAGAGATCCCAGGGTTCCTTGCCTTTACCGCTATTTATGTTTTGCTATTTATAAAAGAGCAAAAGCTAGCCTTACTTTCACTGGGTTTAACCAGCTTAGGGGTTGCAGCAACAGGTTTTTTTCCATCGGTTGTTGGCTTATACCTCACTACGGTCATTATGTCCGTTGGCTTTCATTATTTTGAAACCGTTAATCAATCACTCACTTTACAATGGATCAGTAAAGATAAAACTGCGCACTTTTTAGGTCGAGCCTTATCAGTGAAATCTATTGCCTCTTTACTTGCTTTTGGCAGTATTTGGGTATTAATGGAGCAATTTGAATGGAGCTATCAAGCCACTTATTTACTGTTTGGCGGTATTGCCTTAGTTTTCACTATCGCTTTGGTTATATCATTTCCATCTTTTGTACCACCCGTAGAACAATCTCGTCGATTAATTTTACGAAAACGCTATTTACTATTCTATGCATTAACCTTTTTTAGTGGTGCACGCAGGCAAATTTTTGTCGTATTTGCTGGCTTTTTGATGGTAGAAAAATTTAATTATAGTGTTGCAGATGTTAGTGCATTGTTTATGATTAACTATGTTTTTAATTGGTTATTTGCTGCAAAAATTGGCAAATTTATTGGCCGAGTCAGCGAACGCCATGTGTTAAGATTTGAGTATATTGGGCTTACCATTTTATTTATTCTTTATGGTTTAGTTGAAAACGCCAATATTGCAGCCGTATTGTATGTTATTGACCACTTATTTTTCGCGCTGGCAATTGCCATAAAAACCTACTTTCAAAAAATTGCTTTGCCAGAAGATATAGCCTCAAGTGCAGGAGTTAGTTTTTCCATCAATCATATCGCAGCTGTAGTTATTCCGGCATTACTTGGAATGGTTTGGATAGTGAACTCTTCATGGGTATTTTATATTGGAGCAGGCTTTGCGTGTTGTTCTTTGTTGCTGACTGTATTTATGCCGTTATCTCCAAAGCTAAATGTGGAGTTTCGCAAAAAAGAAAAAGCACTTGTTCAACAAGTGCTTTAA
- a CDS encoding MazG nucleotide pyrophosphohydrolase domain-containing protein → MNINKIAELNYEWVERMGWHNKTTLEALALVASEVGEAINECRGEKPSDDFAEELADIVLRVLDIAHWQGIDMEKVLLDKMHKNELRGTRGRIK, encoded by the coding sequence ATGAATATTAATAAAATAGCAGAGCTCAATTATGAATGGGTTGAACGTATGGGGTGGCACAATAAAACTACTTTAGAAGCATTAGCTTTGGTCGCCTCTGAAGTTGGTGAGGCAATTAATGAATGTCGTGGTGAAAAACCAAGTGATGACTTTGCTGAAGAGCTAGCTGATATTGTGCTCAGAGTATTAGATATTGCTCACTGGCAAGGTATTGATATGGAGAAAGTGCTGTTGGATAAAATGCATAAAAATGAACTAAGAGGCACGCGAGGGCGCATTAAATAA
- the fadB gene encoding fatty acid oxidation complex subunit alpha FadB: protein MLFQGKSLSAKLLDDGIVEFKFDAQGSVNKFDQATFKEYIAIIDAINNCSEAKGVLITSGKSSFIVGADITEFLETFKKPEDELLPWVKQASDIFDSFEDINLPTVVAINGFALGGGCEMTLACDYRIADTTCSIGLPEVNLGLIPGFGGTVRLPRVIGADNAIEWMSTGRAFKAEQAMAVGLLDAVVAPEHLREAAIKMLNQAIAGKLDWRAKRQPKLEPLKLSPTETIMTFNTCKGMIAAKAGKHYPAPMMMVKTIEAAAGLDRAGAMALENAGFAKLAKTDVATAQIGLFMADQVVKGKAKKAGKQATKAVNKAAVLGAGIMGGGIAYQSAYKGTPIIMKDINDQALDLGLSTAAGILTKQVERGRMTVKKMAGVLNSITPSLSYDSVKDVDIVVEAVVENPKVKAMVLAEVESHVSEDTIVTSNTSTISIDLLAEGLKRKDKFCGMHFFNPVNKMPLVEVIRGKETSDETVAAVVAYAAKMGKSPIVVNDCPGFYINRVLFPYFAGFSQLVLEGADFVAVDKVMEKQFGWPMGPAYLLDVVGIDTADHCTGVMSAGFPTRMSKIDNDPVSALYNKDRLGQKNGKGFYDYGKDKRGRPTKVAAQVAYDLFAGVEKKDFSQDETIARLMIPMVNEVVRCLEEGVVDTAAEADMGLIYGLGFPPFRGGPIRYLETLGLDNFIAMADKYAHLGEIYQVTDGMRAMAKSGQSYFTTDVKTA from the coding sequence ATGTTATTTCAAGGCAAAAGCCTTTCTGCCAAGTTGTTAGATGATGGCATTGTCGAATTTAAATTCGATGCACAAGGCTCAGTTAACAAGTTTGATCAGGCAACCTTTAAAGAATATATCGCCATTATTGATGCGATAAATAATTGCAGTGAAGCTAAAGGAGTATTAATTACTTCAGGTAAGTCTTCATTTATCGTTGGTGCTGATATCACCGAGTTTTTAGAAACATTTAAAAAGCCGGAAGACGAATTATTACCTTGGGTAAAACAAGCCTCCGATATTTTTGACTCATTTGAAGATATTAATCTTCCTACCGTCGTTGCCATCAATGGCTTTGCGTTAGGTGGTGGTTGTGAGATGACCTTAGCGTGTGATTATCGTATTGCTGATACCACATGTTCAATCGGCTTACCTGAAGTTAACTTAGGTTTAATCCCTGGTTTTGGTGGTACTGTACGTTTACCACGTGTAATTGGCGCTGATAATGCCATTGAATGGATGTCGACAGGCCGAGCTTTTAAAGCTGAACAAGCAATGGCTGTAGGATTACTTGATGCAGTTGTAGCACCAGAACACTTGCGTGAAGCAGCAATAAAAATGCTTAATCAAGCTATTGCAGGCAAATTAGATTGGCGTGCTAAGCGTCAGCCTAAACTAGAGCCATTAAAGCTTTCACCAACAGAAACGATTATGACCTTTAATACGTGTAAAGGCATGATTGCAGCGAAAGCGGGTAAACATTACCCAGCACCTATGATGATGGTGAAAACCATTGAAGCTGCCGCAGGTTTAGATCGTGCTGGCGCAATGGCATTAGAAAATGCCGGTTTTGCAAAATTAGCGAAAACCGACGTAGCTACTGCACAAATTGGCCTATTTATGGCCGATCAGGTAGTGAAAGGAAAAGCGAAAAAAGCCGGTAAACAAGCCACTAAAGCTGTAAATAAAGCGGCTGTGTTGGGTGCAGGAATTATGGGTGGTGGTATTGCTTACCAGTCAGCCTATAAAGGCACGCCAATTATCATGAAAGATATTAACGACCAAGCGCTTGATTTAGGCTTATCAACTGCTGCAGGTATTTTAACTAAGCAAGTTGAACGTGGTCGCATGACGGTTAAGAAAATGGCTGGTGTACTTAATAGTATTACCCCGTCATTAAGTTACGACAGCGTTAAAGATGTTGATATTGTTGTTGAAGCTGTTGTAGAAAATCCAAAAGTTAAAGCAATGGTTTTAGCTGAAGTTGAAAGTCATGTTAGCGAAGACACCATCGTGACTTCAAATACCTCTACTATTTCAATTGATTTATTAGCAGAAGGCCTTAAACGTAAAGATAAATTTTGTGGCATGCATTTCTTCAACCCGGTAAACAAAATGCCATTAGTTGAAGTTATTCGTGGTAAAGAAACTTCAGATGAAACCGTTGCTGCTGTTGTAGCCTACGCTGCGAAAATGGGTAAATCACCTATCGTAGTTAACGATTGTCCTGGTTTTTATATCAACCGTGTTTTATTCCCATACTTTGCCGGCTTTAGCCAATTAGTACTTGAAGGTGCTGATTTTGTTGCTGTTGATAAAGTAATGGAAAAGCAATTCGGTTGGCCAATGGGCCCTGCATATTTACTTGATGTTGTTGGTATTGATACTGCAGATCATTGTACCGGTGTTATGTCTGCTGGTTTCCCAACGCGTATGTCTAAAATTGATAATGACCCAGTAAGCGCTTTATATAATAAAGATCGCTTAGGTCAGAAAAATGGTAAAGGCTTTTACGATTACGGTAAAGATAAGCGCGGTCGTCCAACGAAAGTTGCGGCACAAGTGGCTTATGATTTATTTGCTGGCGTTGAGAAAAAAGATTTTAGCCAAGACGAAACTATCGCTCGTTTGATGATCCCTATGGTGAATGAAGTTGTGCGCTGTTTAGAAGAAGGTGTGGTTGATACCGCAGCTGAAGCTGACATGGGCTTGATATACGGCTTAGGTTTTCCTCCATTTAGAGGTGGTCCAATTCGTTATTTAGAAACATTAGGTTTAGATAACTTTATTGCAATGGCTGATAAATACGCGCACTTAGGCGAAATTTATCAAGTAACTGACGGTATGCGCGCAATGGCGAAATCTGGTCAGTCATATTTTACAACCGATGTTAAAACAGCTTAA
- the fadA gene encoding acetyl-CoA C-acyltransferase FadA encodes MKEVVIVDCIRTPMGRSKAGVFRNVRAETLSAHLMQQLLVRNPNLDPALIEDIIWGNVKQTKEQGFNIARNAQLLTDIPKSTGAVTVNRLCGSSMQALHDATTNIMAGQGDVFLVGGVEHMGHVPMMYDVDFDPALSKHISRAAGNMGLTAELLGMQHGITRAEQDAFGARSHQRAHKAMLEGRWANEIVPTLGHDAMGALTLIEHDEVIRPETTIESLAGLRPVFDPVNGTVTAGTSSALSDGASAMLVMSAERAKAMGLTPRVKIRGMAIAGCDPSTMGFGPVPATKKALKRAGLTLADIELAEFNEAFAAQALSCVRSLGLEDKMDDMINLNGGAIALGHPLGCSGTRISGTLINLMEAQDANIGLATMCIGLGQGIATVFERV; translated from the coding sequence ATGAAAGAAGTCGTAATTGTCGATTGCATCCGTACCCCAATGGGGCGCTCAAAAGCTGGTGTTTTTCGTAATGTTCGTGCTGAAACTTTATCAGCACACTTAATGCAACAATTGTTAGTAAGAAACCCTAATTTAGACCCTGCATTAATTGAAGATATTATTTGGGGTAACGTTAAGCAAACTAAAGAGCAAGGTTTTAACATTGCTCGTAATGCTCAACTATTAACCGATATTCCAAAGTCTACTGGTGCTGTTACTGTTAACCGTTTATGTGGTTCTTCAATGCAAGCACTACATGACGCCACGACTAACATCATGGCCGGTCAAGGTGATGTGTTTTTAGTTGGTGGTGTTGAACACATGGGTCACGTACCTATGATGTACGATGTAGATTTTGATCCTGCATTAAGTAAGCATATTTCACGTGCTGCCGGTAATATGGGCTTAACAGCTGAGTTACTAGGTATGCAACACGGTATTACGCGTGCTGAACAAGACGCTTTTGGCGCTCGTTCTCATCAACGTGCTCACAAAGCTATGCTTGAAGGCCGTTGGGCAAACGAAATTGTACCAACATTAGGTCATGATGCTATGGGCGCGTTAACGCTTATCGAGCATGATGAAGTTATTCGTCCTGAAACCACGATTGAAAGCTTAGCGGGTTTACGTCCGGTATTTGATCCGGTAAATGGTACAGTAACAGCCGGTACTTCTTCTGCACTTTCTGATGGCGCTTCGGCGATGTTAGTGATGTCAGCTGAACGTGCAAAAGCAATGGGCTTAACACCTCGTGTTAAAATCCGTGGTATGGCTATCGCAGGTTGTGATCCATCTACTATGGGCTTTGGTCCAGTACCAGCAACGAAGAAAGCATTAAAGCGTGCAGGTTTAACTCTAGCTGATATTGAATTGGCTGAATTTAACGAAGCATTTGCTGCACAAGCGTTGTCATGTGTACGTTCATTAGGTCTAGAAGACAAAATGGATGACATGATTAACCTTAACGGTGGCGCTATTGCTCTTGGTCACCCATTAGGTTGTTCAGGTACGCGTATTTCAGGTACGTTAATTAACTTAATGGAAGCGCAAGACGCTAACATTGGTTTAGCCACTATGTGTATTGGTTTAGGCCAAGGTATCGCTACAGTATTTGAAAGAGTGTAA